In one window of Haemorhous mexicanus isolate bHaeMex1 chromosome 31, bHaeMex1.pri, whole genome shotgun sequence DNA:
- the LOC132340433 gene encoding anti-sigma-I factor RsgI-like isoform X2, giving the protein MQENGIQENTGKWKYTGKYRKMECRKIQGNGIQENTGKLKYRKYTGKYRKMECRKIQGNGNTGNIQENTGKWKYRKYTGNMQENTGKWNTGKYRKMEYREMEIQEICRKYAGKYRKMEYRKIQGNGNTGNIQENTGNMQENTGKWKYRKYIGKYRKYAGKYRKMEYRKIQGNGIQGNGNTGNIQENTGKWNTGKYREICRKIQENGIQGNGNTGKYREMEYREMEIQEIYRKIQELCRKIQGNGIRGNGNTGNIQENTGTMQENTGKWNTGKWNAAITDWLGVERTTDITWATSHSSPSTCGRAQAGQTWCPLVCTGEDQK; this is encoded by the exons ATGCAGGAAAATGGaatacaggaaaatacagggaaatggaaatatacaggaaaatacaggaaaatggaatgcaggaaaatacagggaaatggaatacaggaaaatacagggaaattgaaatacaggaaatatacaggaaaatacaggaaaatggaatgcaggaaaatacagggaaatggaaatacaggaaatatacaggaaaatacagggaaatggaaatacaggaaatataCAGGAAATATgcaggaaaatacaggaaaatggaatacaggaaaatacaggaaaatggaatacagggaaatggaaatacaggaaatatgCAGGAAATATgcaggaaaatacaggaaaatggaatacaggaaaatacagggaaatggaaatacaggaaatatacaggaaaatacaggaaatatgcaggaaaatacaggaaaatggaaatacaggaaatatataggaaaatacaggaaa TAtgcaggaaaatacagaaaaatggaatacaggaaaatacagggaaatggaatacagggaaatggaaatacaggaaatatacaggaaaatacaggaaaatggaatacaggaaaatacagggaaatatgcaggaaaatacaggaaaatggaatacagggaaatggaaatacaggaaaatacagggaaatggaatacagggaaatggaaatacaggaaatatacaggaaaatacaggaactatgcaggaaaatacagggaaatggAATACGGGGAAatggaaatacaggaaatatacaggaaaatacaggaactatgcaggaaaatacagggaaatggAATACAGGGAAATGGAATGCTGCAATCACAGACTGGTTGGGGGTGGAAAGGACCACAGACATCACCTGGGCCACCTCACACTCATCCCCAAGCACTTGTGGAAGAGCACAGGCTGGCCAGACATGGTGCccactggtctgtactggtgAAGATCAGAAGTGA
- the LOC132340433 gene encoding uncharacterized protein LOC132340433 isoform X1, which translates to MEIQEIYREMEIQENTGKWKYRKCAGKYREMEIQEIYRKIQEMEIQENTGKWKYRKYTGKWNTGKCREMEIQENTGKWNTGKWKYRKYTGNMQENTEKWNTGKYREMEYREMEMQEIHRKYAGKWNTGKYREMEIYRKIQENGMQENTGKWNTGKYREIEIQEIYRKIQENGMQENTGKWKYRKYTGKYREMEIQEIYRKYAGKYRKMEYRKIQEICRKIQKNGIQENTGKWNTGKWKYRKYTGKYRKMEYRKIQGNMQENTGKWNTGKWKYRKIQGNGIQGNGNTGNIQENTGTMQENTGKWNTGKWKYRKYTGKYRNYAGKYREMEYREMECCNHRLVGGGKDHRHHLGHLTLIPKHLWKSTGWPDMVPTGLYW; encoded by the exons atggaaatacaggagatatacagggaaatggaaatacaggaaaatacagggaaatggaaatacaggaaatgtgcaggaaaatacagggaaatggaaatacaggaaatatataggaaaatacaggaaatggaaatacaggaaaatacagggaaatggaaatacaggaaatataCAGGGAAATGGAATACAGGAAAAtgcagggaaatggaaatacaggaaaatacagggaaatggaatacagggaaatggaaatacaggaaatataCAGGAAATAtgcaggaaaatacagaaaaatggaatacaggaaaatacagggaaatggaatacagggaaatggaaatgcagGAAATACACAGGAAATATGCAGGAAAATGGaatacaggaaaatacagggaaatggaaatatacaggaaaatacaggaaaatggaatgcaggaaaatacagggaaatggaatacaggaaaatacagggaaattgaaatacaggaaatatacaggaaaatacaggaaaatggaatgcaggaaaatacagggaaatggaaatacaggaaatatacaggaaaatacagggaaatggaaatacaggaaatataCAGGAAATATgcaggaaaatacaggaaaatggaatacaggaaaatacaggaaa TAtgcaggaaaatacagaaaaatggaatacaggaaaatacagggaaatggaatacagggaaatggaaatacaggaaatatacaggaaaatacaggaaaatggaatacaggaaaatacagggaaatatgcaggaaaatacaggaaaatggaatacagggaaatggaaatacaggaaaatacagggaaatggaatacagggaaatggaaatacaggaaatatacaggaaaatacaggaactatgcaggaaaatacagggaaatggAATACGGGGAAatggaaatacaggaaatatacaggaaaatacaggaactatgcaggaaaatacagggaaatggAATACAGGGAAATGGAATGCTGCAATCACAGACTGGTTGGGGGTGGAAAGGACCACAGACATCACCTGGGCCACCTCACACTCATCCCCAAGCACTTGTGGAAGAGCACAGGCTGGCCAGACATGGTGCccactggtctgtactggtgA
- the CTXND2 gene encoding cortexin domain containing 2 — METPTMPPAMDVDKAVATAFVVLLGLFLLAMTVRCARLVVDPYSAIPTSTWEEEPIN; from the coding sequence ATGGAGACCCCCACGATGCCACCTGCCATGGACGTGGACAAAGCCGTGGCCACGGCCTtcgtggtgctgctggggctcttcCTCCTGGCCATGACCGTGCGCTGTGCCCGGCTCGTGGTGGATCCCTACAGCGCCATTCCCACCTCCACCTGGGAGGAGGAACCCATcaactga
- the SETDB1 gene encoding histone-lysine N-methyltransferase SETDB1 isoform X4 codes for MDCQDIKELQQEVVEELGISMEELREIIDKEVENSKWVRQWKQQLEELEQCMRHKEEEVAHVDQLIGDAVRAMDKCEMLAKELYSMMGLQYRESSSEDEAPAATEVIEIPDEEDDDVMSVDSGWKSSSSTPRISRDQSLLREAMAAMRKSARDVAKFMDAVNKKTNMQEAQKDAQPPQEPPGTAQPITVPAAPSNDLNTDGDLKVGMRILGKKRTKTWHKGTLIAIQTVGAGKKYKVKFDNKGKSLLSGNHIAYDYHPSAERHHVGRRVVARYKDGNQMWLYAGIVAETPNVKNKDRFLIFFDDGYASYVKEWELYPVCRPLKKAWEDIEDVSCRDFIEEYITAYPNRPMVLLKNGQLIKTEWEGTWWKSRVEEVDGSLVKILFLEALPMGTASVSFSFPHEDKRCEWIYRGSTRLEPMFSMKASTASTQEKKQSGQTRTRPNVGAVRSKGPVVQYTQDLAGAGPQYKTPEPAARPTSPQPAEMERWPPAALCPSTRTDLLADLAGSSGSAVGPGGHGAIHGQAAARGPKGTFPELQAEGGLEEGGTRLGDEGSVLEDTREPGNVLGDFLGEGEALPVHFCQHCGFPMRIYGRLAPCQHVFCSACALLLGHQGGRTCPRCEQPVQEVNLYSPQAFQV; via the exons ATGGATTGCCAGGACatcaaggagctgcagcaggaggtggtggaggagctgggaatcTCCATGGAGGAGCTGCGGGAGATCATCGATAAAGAAGTGGAGAATTCCAAGTGGGTGAGgcagtggaagcagcagctggaggagctggagcagtgcatgaggcacaaggaggaggaggtggcccACGTTGACCAGCTCATTGGTGATGCTGTGAG GGCCATGGACAAGTGTGAGATGCTGGCCAAGGAGCTGTACTCCATGATGGGCCTGCAGTACCGGGAGAGCAGCTCGGAGGACGAGGCTCCAGCAGCCACGGAAGTGATCGAGATCCCCGACGAGGAGGATGACGATGTCATGAGCGTGgactcaggctggaaaagca gcagcagcactcccaGAATCTCCAGGGATCAGAGTCTG ctgAGGGAAGCAATGGCTGCCATGAGGAAATCTGCCCGGGATGTTGCAAAATTCATGGATGCTGTAAACAAGAAAACCAACATGCAGGAAGCACAGAAAG ATGCACAACCCCCTCAGGAacctcctggcactgcccagcccatcactgtccctgcagcccctagCAATGATCTCAACACTGATGGGGACCTCAAAGTGGGcatgaggattttggggaaaaaaagaaccaagACGTGGCACAAGGGGACGTTGATTGCCATCCAGACAGTTG GTGCTGGCAAGAAATACAAAGTGAAATTTGATAACAAAGGGAAGAGTTTGCTCTCGGGCAACCACATTGCCTACGATTACCACCCCTCTGCTGAGAGGCACCACGTGGGCAGGAGGGTGGTGGCCAGGTACAAGGATGGCAATCAGATGTGGCTCTATGCTGGGATCGTGGCTGAGACCCCCAATGTCAAGAATAAAGACAG GTTCCTGATCTTCTTCGACGACGGCTACGCGTCGTACGTGAAGGAGTGGGAGCTGTACCCGGTCTGCCGGCCAC TGAAAAAAGCCTGGGAAGACATTGAGGATGTTTCCTGTCGGGATTTCATTGAGGAATACATCACTGCCTACCCCAACCGGCCCATGGTACTGCTGAAGAACGGGCAGCTGATCAAAACTGAGTGGGAAGGCACCTGGTGGAAATCCAGAGTGGAAGAAGTGGATGGAAGTCTGGTGAAAATCCTTTTCCTG GAAGCTCTTCCCATGGGAACTGCAAgtgtttccttctccttcccccacGAGGACAAACGTTGTGAGTGGATTTACAGAGGTTCCACACGTCTCGAGCCCATGTTCAGCATGAAAGCTTCCACAGCTTCCACCcaggaaaagaagcaaagtGGGCAAACCAGGACACGTCCCAACGTTG gtgctgtgaggagcaAGGGCCCTGTGGTCCAGTACACCCAGGATTTAGCAGGAGCTGGTCCCCAGTACAAGACTCCAGAGCCAGCTGCACGTCCCACGTCTCCTCAGCCTGCAGAGATGGA GCGCTGGCCCCCGGCTGCCTTGTGTCCCTCCACTCGGACTGACCTGCTCGCTGACCTCGCTGGGAGTTCGGGATCAGCGGTCGGTCCCGGTGGGCACGGAGCAATCCACGGCCAAGCCGCTGCCAGGGGCCCAAAGGGGACATTCCCGGAGCTGCAGGCTGAAGGAGGCCTGGAGGAAGGAGGAACTCGGCTTGGTGATGAAGGCAGTGTGTTGGAGGACACCAGGGAACCTGGGAATGTGCTCGGGGACTTTTTAGGGGAGGGAGAGGCTCTCCCAGTTCATTTTTGCCAGCACTGTGGATTTCCCATGCGGATTTACGGGCGCCTGGCCCCGTGCCAGCACGttttctgctctgcctgtgccctgctgctggggcaccAGGGAGGCAGGACATGTCCCAGGTGTGAGCAGCCTGTGCAGGAGGTCAATCTTTACTCCCCACAGGCTTTCCAGGTGTAG